In a genomic window of Methanosarcina horonobensis HB-1 = JCM 15518:
- a CDS encoding recombinase family protein, whose amino-acid sequence MGIILGYARTSTSKQDIDNQIIALKEAGVLPENIFYDEGVSGLTLAKNRKAFKKVYEMIQNGEVDRLYVFELSRIGRSSAETLQLFIDIELKGVQIISLSPNEAWTKLVDENMKGIRNIFVSMFAWFADIEKKSLSERTKLGQERARKEGKKIGRPESEPDKKEYNKLKATGLKPAQIARVMQIPPSTLYKWVDRWEEEERIKRNQEL is encoded by the coding sequence ATGGGAATTATACTAGGTTATGCCAGGACATCAACTTCTAAACAGGATATAGATAATCAGATCATAGCCTTAAAAGAAGCTGGTGTATTACCTGAGAATATTTTTTATGATGAAGGAGTTTCAGGTTTAACTCTGGCTAAGAACAGGAAAGCTTTTAAAAAAGTTTATGAAATGATTCAAAACGGAGAAGTTGATAGGCTTTACGTTTTTGAACTCTCAAGGATAGGGAGGTCCTCGGCTGAAACATTGCAGCTTTTCATAGATATAGAACTTAAAGGAGTACAAATTATTTCCTTAAGTCCTAATGAGGCCTGGACGAAACTTGTAGATGAAAACATGAAAGGAATCAGGAATATCTTTGTCAGTATGTTCGCCTGGTTTGCTGATATAGAAAAAAAATCCCTGTCCGAAAGAACTAAATTAGGTCAGGAAAGAGCAAGGAAAGAAGGAAAGAAAATAGGAAGACCAGAAAGCGAACCGGATAAAAAAGAATACAATAAGCTAAAGGCTACGGGCTTAAAGCCTGCACAGATTGCCAGGGTAATGCAGATCCCTCCCTCTACTCTTTATAAATGGGTCGATAGGTGGGAAGAAGAAGAAAGGATAAAACGAAATCAGGAACTTTAA
- a CDS encoding RNA-guided endonuclease InsQ/TnpB family protein: protein MMLSITNNLHLNNKQYEALRTLSRASKNLYNLGLYNTRQYYFQNNSFLKYPQNYHLCKDDANYKMMQAATAQQSLKYVERSMRSWFGLLKMYKNGQLDKPSIPHYLDKEGYFMIAFPKNAFSIKNGKVRLGISNEFKKEYSKDLLTFKIPSFLNKSYIQEIHIIPMYDGKYFKIKYCYEEKKQTVDIDYSKYLSIDLGVSNFATFVDTNGTATIIDGKYVKSLNQWYNKENARLQSIKDKQGIKQITNRQIKLLSKRTTKITEFMNRTVDYLIKHCLKNKIGNILIGELTGIKQGINHGRRNNQNFVQIPFGKFKGKLESKCNFYGIKYTLVDESYTSQVDSLALDPIEKPEYGRTRRVKRGLYKSSTGQLINADINGALNILRKVVGDSVVKPITDRGLVNRPTRLRLAYELNCQPEGKASLTALA from the coding sequence ATAATGCTGAGTATAACAAACAATCTTCATTTAAACAATAAACAATATGAGGCACTTAGAACACTTAGCAGAGCATCTAAAAATCTGTATAATCTAGGGTTGTATAATACAAGGCAGTATTACTTCCAGAATAATTCTTTTTTGAAATATCCTCAGAACTATCATCTTTGTAAGGACGATGCAAATTACAAGATGATGCAGGCAGCAACAGCACAGCAATCTCTAAAGTATGTAGAAAGATCAATGAGAAGTTGGTTTGGTCTGCTGAAGATGTATAAAAATGGACAGCTTGATAAACCTAGTATTCCTCATTACCTTGATAAAGAAGGATATTTCATGATAGCGTTTCCCAAGAATGCTTTTTCTATCAAAAATGGAAAAGTTAGACTAGGTATATCAAACGAATTCAAAAAAGAATATTCTAAAGATCTTCTAACCTTTAAAATTCCCTCGTTCTTGAATAAATCATACATCCAAGAAATCCACATAATCCCTATGTATGATGGAAAATATTTCAAGATAAAATATTGTTACGAAGAGAAAAAACAAACTGTTGACATTGATTACTCTAAATATCTTAGTATAGATCTTGGTGTTTCTAATTTTGCTACATTTGTAGATACCAATGGGACTGCCACAATAATTGACGGTAAGTATGTAAAATCTCTTAACCAATGGTATAACAAAGAAAATGCTAGATTACAGAGTATCAAAGATAAACAAGGAATTAAACAGATTACTAACAGACAGATTAAGTTACTTTCTAAAAGAACAACTAAAATTACTGAATTCATGAATCGAACAGTAGACTACCTCATAAAACACTGTCTTAAAAACAAGATAGGTAATATTTTGATTGGTGAATTAACAGGAATCAAGCAAGGAATTAATCACGGTAGAAGGAATAATCAAAACTTTGTTCAGATTCCTTTTGGTAAGTTTAAAGGTAAATTAGAGAGTAAATGTAATTTTTACGGTATTAAGTATACTCTTGTGGATGAATCCTATACAAGTCAAGTAGACTCTTTAGCTCTCGATCCAATAGAAAAACCTGAGTATGGAAGAACTAGGAGAGTTAAGAGAGGATTGTATAAAAGTTCTACAGGACAGTTAATTAATGCAGATATTAACGGAGCATTAAACATTCTTAGAAAAGTAGTCGGTGATTCGGTAGTAAAACCGATAACCGATAGAGGTCTTGTCAACAGACCAACTAGGCTAAGATTAGCCTATGAATTAAATTGCCAACCCGAAGGGAAAGCAAGCCTCACTGCTTTAGCGTGA
- the tatC gene encoding twin-arginine translocase subunit TatC: MLVSTVLFFAVWGSSDYIIRLILSITPMQTLTVTPFESMTSRFLITGYLVILAVFPYTVYEGYCFISPGLYEKEKVVLKTGIPIMYCSYMLGAIIPAYLLSKFILSTLSGYVIAGVSGTISLQSLISFVLTMSIITGVIFCIPAISGGLSYLGILNAETMKKYRKHFVIFACVFSAIVTPPDIISMAVMTLPMVGLFEISILLSKVIERTRNKK, encoded by the coding sequence ATGTTAGTTTCTACGGTCTTGTTTTTCGCTGTATGGGGAAGTTCAGATTATATAATTAGGTTGATCCTGAGCATCACGCCTATGCAAACGCTAACAGTAACGCCTTTCGAGTCAATGACATCCAGGTTCTTGATTACTGGATATCTGGTAATATTAGCTGTATTCCCGTACACAGTGTATGAAGGGTATTGCTTCATATCTCCCGGTCTGTATGAAAAAGAAAAAGTCGTATTAAAAACCGGAATTCCTATAATGTACTGTTCGTACATGCTCGGGGCAATTATCCCTGCATATTTGCTATCAAAATTCATACTCTCTACATTGTCAGGATATGTTATTGCAGGTGTTTCCGGTACTATATCCTTACAATCTCTGATATCTTTCGTATTGACAATGAGCATTATCACAGGTGTAATTTTCTGCATACCTGCGATTTCGGGAGGACTGTCTTATCTTGGAATTCTTAATGCTGAAACGATGAAAAAATACAGAAAACACTTTGTAATTTTTGCTTGTGTTTTTAGCGCAATTGTGACGCCTCCTGATATCATAAGCATGGCGGTCATGACTCTACCAATGGTGGGGCTTTTCGAAATTAGTATTCTGCTATCTAAAGTAATTGAAAGAACGAGGAATAAGAAATGA
- a CDS encoding Sec-independent protein translocase subunit TatA/TatB, with protein sequence MIGTMELICICGIAALLFGATKLPEFARALGSSVGEFRKAKLEVDKEVKELENKQ encoded by the coding sequence ATGATTGGAACAATGGAATTAATTTGTATTTGTGGGATAGCTGCACTCTTATTTGGAGCGACAAAACTTCCAGAATTCGCTCGGGCACTCGGGAGCAGTGTCGGAGAGTTCAGAAAAGCAAAACTGGAAGTTGATAAAGAAGTTAAAGAGCTTGAAAATAAACAGTGA
- a CDS encoding polysaccharide deacetylase family protein: protein MDEGRRKFLKYMGLAGVAGGIAIANAQNSLATTVLSGNKITTDEIEAPTGRSSVFVVAGNDCPAHMKAQSDYVCNGSNDTSVIKSAIAALPETGARKIQLLGSFTKTGDSPIEIPSNTHIDLDGTITSGVVGDGAVMFSATDATGISITGGRLDGNATNQSAGYRVLILLTNVSNARIDTYLTNVSVTEDDEYATVNGAYVKQVGKCYGNSITNRKFPNILNVVPQSSPVTQNSEGLLISNCDTGWTLGSNASYSTVEGTFLTNGKSLKMPYNSGRSEFTLPAGVDFRQCILHVLVKFDTIPTGSATLKAHFMTDSITNRVGDEMRVTNNAIIDRWIHLTFHPCQPSAWYDTSGNYDDSRMTRIGLTFTAPSGNAYVDRVWYTHNSMPIISFSFDDAWKEAWDTYGAVLRKYGLSGVWGFNPGMSIPSNFMSLADLREAHDCGHEIINHTWNHRALSYNSAASCEDQALAGQDFLVSNGFTDGARFLLLCYTGQMSTEGFDALRNHMYFPSTIQRINPLPELPYPYLFRYAPASVAAWQTAVDAVCSRGGWLIYYTHTPSMAGSPTVEDFEAMVQYVISKKVKVATFSEVFDVYSRIPVDYSKKSGSATITAGSTSIVVTHGLPRSPMHVILSPTTDVDSKTYYVSEKTATTFTISISSASGSNISFDWTASI from the coding sequence ATGGATGAGGGTAGAAGAAAATTTCTAAAATACATGGGTCTTGCAGGTGTAGCAGGTGGGATCGCTATAGCGAACGCACAAAACTCACTCGCTACTACAGTACTATCAGGAAACAAAATTACAACAGATGAAATTGAAGCTCCGACTGGGCGATCTTCTGTATTTGTCGTAGCAGGGAACGACTGTCCAGCCCACATGAAAGCTCAATCGGATTATGTTTGCAACGGCAGCAATGATACGAGCGTGATTAAAAGCGCAATAGCTGCATTGCCAGAAACAGGTGCACGTAAAATACAGTTACTCGGATCGTTTACCAAAACAGGCGACTCTCCTATCGAGATCCCTTCTAATACTCATATCGACCTTGACGGTACTATTACTTCTGGTGTTGTTGGTGATGGGGCGGTGATGTTTTCCGCGACTGACGCAACCGGTATATCAATAACAGGCGGGAGACTTGACGGTAACGCAACAAACCAGTCTGCTGGATACAGGGTCTTAATCTTACTTACAAATGTCTCCAATGCACGGATTGATACATACCTGACTAACGTATCAGTCACTGAAGACGATGAATACGCAACGGTAAACGGCGCTTACGTCAAGCAGGTGGGAAAGTGTTATGGGAATTCCATCACAAACAGGAAATTTCCTAACATTCTTAATGTCGTGCCCCAGTCAAGCCCGGTAACTCAAAATTCAGAAGGATTACTAATCTCAAATTGTGATACGGGATGGACGCTTGGGTCTAATGCTTCATACTCGACTGTCGAGGGGACGTTCCTAACAAACGGCAAGTCCTTGAAGATGCCTTACAATAGTGGCAGATCAGAGTTTACTTTGCCTGCTGGGGTGGACTTCAGACAATGCATTTTGCATGTGCTTGTAAAGTTTGATACTATCCCTACGGGTAGCGCTACCCTCAAAGCTCATTTTATGACCGACTCGATCACAAACAGGGTCGGGGACGAAATGCGTGTAACCAATAACGCAATAATTGATAGATGGATACACCTTACATTCCATCCATGTCAGCCGTCAGCATGGTATGACACTTCAGGTAATTATGATGATTCAAGAATGACGCGGATAGGGCTAACGTTCACAGCTCCAAGCGGCAACGCTTACGTGGACCGTGTTTGGTATACTCATAACTCAATGCCTATCATCAGTTTCAGCTTCGATGACGCATGGAAAGAAGCGTGGGATACCTACGGGGCAGTGCTCAGAAAGTACGGCCTGTCAGGTGTATGGGGCTTCAATCCTGGGATGTCAATCCCTTCAAATTTCATGTCACTAGCTGACCTGAGAGAGGCTCATGATTGCGGGCACGAAATAATCAATCATACCTGGAATCATAGAGCACTGTCCTATAATTCCGCTGCATCCTGCGAAGATCAGGCACTAGCAGGACAAGATTTTCTTGTCTCAAACGGATTCACTGACGGGGCTAGATTCCTGCTTTTGTGTTACACGGGTCAGATGAGCACAGAAGGTTTTGACGCTCTCAGGAATCATATGTATTTCCCGAGTACGATTCAGAGAATTAACCCTTTACCGGAACTTCCCTATCCTTATCTATTCCGTTATGCTCCTGCTTCTGTTGCTGCGTGGCAAACAGCAGTGGACGCGGTTTGTTCAAGGGGAGGTTGGCTAATCTACTATACGCATACTCCAAGTATGGCAGGTTCGCCAACGGTTGAGGATTTCGAAGCAATGGTTCAATACGTCATTTCTAAAAAAGTAAAAGTCGCAACATTCTCTGAGGTTTTCGACGTATACAGCAGAATTCCAGTTGATTACAGCAAAAAATCTGGATCTGCAACTATTACCGCAGGATCGACAAGTATTGTCGTGACTCATGGGCTACCAAGGTCTCCAATGCATGTAATTCTATCCCCAACAACTGACGTAGATAGCAAAACATACTATGTGAGCGAAAAAACAGCAACTACGTTTACAATTTCCATTAGTAGTGCGTCCGGTTCTAATATTTCGTTCGATTGGACTGCATCAATATGA
- a CDS encoding tyrosine-type recombinase/integrase, whose amino-acid sequence MEIFELKKDKIISDWITLIDARPTTINNYIIGMRHYTEFREKTPKELLVEAQKDLKKVMSERKIKMDLVSFRKHLQERGLAPLSVKMYMTGVISFYNAFDIQIPKIKSKKAKGLQKNKDIPTKEDIQDCLKVSDVLETAILLVAASSGLAEQEIMNLRISDFRNGYDPETEITTLDLRRHKEDVDFITFLSPEASRAVNNYLEYRARTDDTKDERKIRHLEKQKVFSDDGYLFVKRKIPDKYLKNHDEEGRKFKHDSSMKMYREVSTKARKNTPKGDFNCIRSHNMRKYYNSALLNAGADSFFVEYTMGHTLDDTRAAYFRASPEKLREIYQKYVPYLTIQKELNFSESPEYKKLKTENEILARETVRATIENSEIQRMKDEMEKIKELGQNTTELLQLLIRSPEAIELMKKMKE is encoded by the coding sequence ATGGAAATTTTTGAACTGAAAAAGGATAAAATTATTTCTGATTGGATAACCTTGATAGATGCACGACCCACAACTATAAATAATTACATTATCGGGATGAGACATTACACAGAGTTTAGAGAAAAAACTCCTAAGGAACTATTAGTTGAGGCACAGAAAGACCTTAAAAAGGTAATGTCTGAAAGAAAAATAAAAATGGACCTTGTTAGTTTTAGAAAACATTTGCAGGAAAGGGGACTTGCACCTCTTTCAGTCAAAATGTATATGACAGGAGTAATTTCTTTTTATAATGCTTTTGACATTCAGATCCCAAAAATCAAAAGCAAAAAGGCTAAAGGGCTGCAGAAAAACAAAGATATCCCTACAAAAGAAGATATACAAGACTGTTTAAAAGTTTCTGATGTTTTAGAAACTGCAATATTATTAGTTGCCGCGTCATCAGGATTAGCTGAACAAGAGATAATGAATTTGAGGATATCAGATTTTAGAAACGGATATGATCCGGAAACAGAGATTACCACATTAGACCTAAGGAGACATAAAGAAGATGTGGATTTTATTACTTTTTTAAGCCCTGAGGCATCCAGAGCAGTTAATAATTATTTAGAGTATCGTGCCCGGACGGATGACACAAAAGATGAAAGAAAAATTAGACATCTTGAAAAACAGAAGGTGTTTTCTGATGACGGTTATTTATTCGTAAAACGGAAAATCCCAGATAAGTATTTAAAAAATCATGATGAAGAGGGACGGAAATTCAAACATGATTCTTCAATGAAAATGTATAGAGAGGTATCCACGAAAGCGAGAAAAAACACACCGAAAGGAGATTTCAATTGTATAAGATCCCACAATATGAGAAAATATTATAATAGTGCCCTGCTTAATGCCGGAGCAGATTCTTTTTTTGTAGAATATACTATGGGCCATACTCTTGATGATACCAGGGCGGCATATTTCAGAGCCAGCCCAGAGAAGCTTAGAGAGATATATCAGAAATATGTACCCTACCTGACAATTCAGAAAGAGCTTAATTTTTCCGAAAGCCCAGAGTACAAAAAGCTGAAAACCGAAAATGAAATACTCGCGCGTGAGACTGTAAGAGCGACTATTGAAAATTCTGAAATTCAGAGGATGAAAGACGAGATGGAAAAAATTAAGGAGTTAGGGCAAAATACAACCGAATTATTACAGCTTCTCATTCGGAGCCCTGAAGCAATAGAATTAATGAAGAAAATGAAAGAATGA
- a CDS encoding superoxide dismutase family protein, with protein sequence MKTGFVLLMIISAVLMFAATGSAQKNVTDNATDNVTDSAVAILKDAQNNTVGFATFSEDEFGLVRIQVLVRGLEPGMHGIHIHENANCTAPSFTSAGGHYNPLGREHGLANPRGPHAGDLPNLIVGYDGTGYMDVVTNFATLSPGQTTLFPDNGTALVIHADPDNQMTNPAGNSGDRVACGVIEKA encoded by the coding sequence ATGAAAACCGGATTTGTATTACTGATGATAATCTCGGCAGTGCTGATGTTTGCAGCTACCGGCTCTGCTCAGAAAAATGTTACAGACAATGCTACGGACAATGTCACAGACAGTGCCGTAGCTATCCTGAAGGACGCACAAAATAATACTGTAGGATTTGCTACCTTTAGCGAGGACGAGTTTGGCCTGGTTCGCATCCAGGTTCTCGTTCGTGGTCTGGAACCCGGCATGCATGGTATCCATATCCACGAAAACGCGAACTGCACCGCGCCGTCTTTCACTTCTGCCGGCGGGCATTACAACCCTCTGGGTAGAGAACACGGTCTCGCAAATCCCAGAGGCCCGCATGCCGGTGACCTGCCCAACCTTATAGTGGGCTATGACGGCACCGGATATATGGATGTCGTCACTAACTTTGCGACACTTTCACCCGGACAGACCACCCTGTTTCCGGACAATGGAACTGCACTTGTCATCCACGCTGACCCTGACAACCAGATGACAAATCCTGCCGGAAACAGCGGTGATAGGGTTGCCTGTGGTGTCATCGAGAAAGCATAA
- a CDS encoding DUF1016 N-terminal domain-containing protein codes for MVAEYDTGFSEKNLRRIIQFVEVFPEERIVVTLLRQLSWSHFLVLVPLKDPLQREFYAEKCRIERWSVRTLRKQIDSMKP; via the coding sequence TTGGTAGCAGAATATGATACTGGATTCTCAGAGAAAAACCTGCGTCGAATAATCCAGTTTGTCGAGGTATTTCCGGAAGAAAGAATTGTCGTGACACTGTTACGACAATTGAGCTGGTCCCATTTCCTGGTTTTAGTTCCATTAAAAGATCCGCTTCAACGCGAATTCTATGCTGAAAAGTGCCGTATAGAGCGCTGGAGTGTGCGCACTCTACGAAAGCAGATTGATTCCATGAAGCCATGA
- a CDS encoding DUF1016 N-terminal domain-containing protein, with translation MNRRKKKVNCWENCLEKSIINRKDKQEPVPASNNSMLLEDIRHMIEATRSAVATAVSAGLTVLYWNIGKRIRDEILKGERAEYGQEIIASLGRVIGSRI, from the coding sequence ATGAATAGGAGAAAAAAGAAAGTAAATTGCTGGGAAAACTGTCTGGAGAAATCTATAATAAACCGCAAGGATAAGCAAGAACCTGTACCAGCTTCAAATAACTCTATGCTGCTGGAAGATATTCGCCACATGATTGAAGCGACTCGCTCTGCAGTGGCCACTGCCGTTAGTGCCGGCTTGACGGTGCTTTACTGGAATATCGGTAAACGTATCCGGGATGAAATTCTTAAAGGAGAAAGAGCAGAGTACGGGCAGGAGATTATCGCTTCGCTGGGCCGAGTAATTGGTAGCAGAATATGA
- a CDS encoding radical SAM protein, which produces MAAPKYLKRYLRVQGDEMPALSKITEKISVEFDPEMGLEGLRSIHNASIKEYRKLRESLDIEAMDALAYADSSDRLRLYTESFLEIPKASPSLLDLKIAIVGKMLRNCTCCGWNCGVNREIGEKGFCKLTDVSYYASEFLHMGEEPELVPSHTIFFSGCVFACVYCQNWDISTCPDCGTRVEPRKLAKLIDLRRLHGAKNVNFVTPTPHTYNILKTIREISQNTPVIWNSNMFHSPEIAEILEGVVDVYLGDFKYGNNECARKYSKIKNYLEIVQPNFKFAYETAEVLLRHLVLPGHIECCTKPIAEWVAKNIPEIRFNLMFQYRPCYRAMEYPEIARQLTPEEEARAIEIVREAGIEDLLV; this is translated from the coding sequence ATGGCAGCCCCGAAGTACCTGAAACGTTACCTCAGGGTGCAGGGAGATGAAATGCCTGCCCTCTCCAAAATAACAGAGAAAATTTCAGTCGAATTCGATCCGGAAATGGGTCTTGAAGGACTCCGAAGTATCCATAACGCAAGCATCAAAGAATACAGAAAGCTGCGGGAAAGCCTTGACATTGAAGCTATGGACGCCCTTGCTTACGCAGACAGTTCGGACAGGTTGAGACTGTATACCGAAAGCTTCCTCGAAATCCCGAAAGCCAGCCCATCCTTACTTGACCTCAAGATTGCAATCGTGGGCAAGATGCTAAGGAACTGTACCTGCTGCGGATGGAACTGCGGTGTCAACAGAGAGATAGGTGAAAAAGGCTTCTGCAAGCTGACCGACGTTTCTTATTATGCGTCTGAGTTCCTGCACATGGGAGAAGAGCCCGAACTTGTGCCCTCGCACACGATCTTTTTTTCAGGCTGCGTCTTTGCCTGCGTCTACTGCCAGAACTGGGACATCTCCACCTGCCCGGATTGCGGAACCCGGGTTGAGCCTCGCAAACTTGCAAAGCTTATCGATCTCAGAAGGCTTCACGGGGCAAAAAACGTAAATTTCGTAACCCCGACTCCTCATACTTACAATATTCTCAAAACCATCAGGGAGATTTCGCAGAACACACCGGTCATCTGGAACTCAAATATGTTCCACTCTCCTGAAATTGCAGAAATTCTCGAAGGGGTGGTGGACGTCTACCTCGGGGACTTCAAATACGGAAACAACGAATGTGCCCGCAAATATTCAAAAATAAAGAACTACCTGGAAATAGTGCAGCCAAATTTCAAATTTGCCTACGAAACCGCCGAAGTACTCCTCCGTCACCTTGTCCTTCCAGGCCACATCGAGTGTTGCACAAAGCCAATTGCCGAATGGGTGGCAAAAAATATCCCTGAAATCAGGTTCAATCTGATGTTCCAGTATAGACCCTGCTACCGGGCAATGGAATACCCTGAAATCGCACGCCAGCTTACCCCGGAAGAAGAGGCAAGGGCGATTGAGATTGTAAGAGAAGCCGGAATTGAGGATTTGCTAGTATGA
- a CDS encoding RDD family protein, which produces MGDWLNTETVSVTAESGKCLEAVNEEKTIEEAHLCDIWKRCAAYLLDILLVNLFVFLILIAATLVTGATGSLAEVYSIAFANLVIFAYFVYFENSQVQATPGKKWMNLKVVDFEERRMSFIRAFFRNLARGMPIIVLVVVDVAANGAGIINKHLGWYFLIPFATYVPVLFMDMRQGVHDVLAGTVVVKSFADERE; this is translated from the coding sequence ATGGGGGATTGGTTAAATACGGAAACGGTTAGTGTTACCGCTGAGAGCGGTAAGTGTCTTGAAGCTGTAAATGAAGAAAAAACGATTGAAGAAGCTCACCTTTGTGACATCTGGAAAAGATGCGCAGCTTATCTTCTTGATATTCTCCTGGTAAATTTATTTGTATTCCTTATCCTTATTGCAGCCACATTAGTTACTGGCGCTACTGGCTCTCTAGCTGAGGTATATAGCATTGCTTTTGCAAACCTTGTAATCTTTGCTTACTTTGTTTACTTTGAGAACTCTCAGGTGCAGGCAACTCCTGGAAAAAAGTGGATGAATCTGAAAGTGGTAGACTTTGAAGAGAGAAGAATGTCTTTTATTCGGGCATTTTTCAGGAATCTTGCAAGAGGAATGCCAATTATTGTTCTCGTAGTCGTGGATGTGGCTGCTAACGGGGCAGGCATAATCAACAAACATCTGGGATGGTACTTCCTCATACCCTTCGCGACTTATGTACCTGTTCTTTTTATGGATATGAGACAGGGAGTTCATGATGTACTCGCAGGAACCGTTGTCGTGAAAAGCTTTGCAGATGAGAGGGAGTAA
- a CDS encoding CoA-binding protein — translation MEPTASDWVNFWNANVFAVITDNTKPAMKWAASELKKRGKKVYVVDLSDKPAPDFLKSVSELPVGLDRAIIGITKSEPGDLIPALKEKGAKKVWIHWKTETEKALGACRDENLEYLAGRCPMMYLGSGLSIHGVHRTIAKMTGNY, via the coding sequence ATGGAACCGACAGCCTCAGATTGGGTGAATTTCTGGAACGCAAACGTTTTTGCAGTAATCACTGACAATACAAAGCCAGCCATGAAATGGGCCGCCTCGGAACTCAAAAAGCGGGGCAAAAAAGTTTATGTCGTTGACCTCTCCGACAAACCTGCTCCCGACTTTTTAAAAAGTGTTTCCGAACTTCCAGTAGGTCTTGACCGCGCCATCATTGGCATAACAAAGTCCGAACCCGGCGACCTGATCCCGGCCCTGAAAGAAAAAGGCGCAAAAAAAGTCTGGATCCACTGGAAAACCGAAACCGAAAAAGCGCTCGGTGCCTGCAGAGACGAGAACCTCGAATACCTGGCAGGGCGCTGCCCGATGATGTACCTCGGAAGCGGACTAAGCATACATGGGGTGCACAGGACTATCGCAAAGATGACAGGGAACTATTGA
- a CDS encoding winged helix-turn-helix domain-containing protein, with product METTQADSDVYYIEELHSIKEEVTSLRNDFSRFLQRANQQHIDGMLAEMRKSFMKPMVDYLCEDANERMHSQMTRDCGMREFCETAFKDILQETAGFISRGKVEATTVKMYRERLEELKKEAKKPQCSRCFSEAINLFEKQVKLMRSLQIYQDREERDEKGDISAIEPEKIVSEVCEPIANRQRLLMLKALSGESKTFSELSKLTGLRGGNLLFHLQKLLDTGMVLQRSERGDYIITRKGYSTLQGLSRIYSEIMLIE from the coding sequence ATGGAAACGACACAGGCAGACTCTGATGTTTACTACATTGAAGAACTGCATTCGATTAAGGAGGAGGTAACGTCCCTCAGGAATGACTTTTCACGTTTTTTACAGAGAGCAAACCAGCAGCACATTGACGGGATGCTGGCAGAGATGAGAAAGAGTTTCATGAAGCCCATGGTGGACTATCTTTGCGAGGATGCAAACGAAAGGATGCATAGTCAGATGACTCGGGACTGTGGGATGAGGGAGTTCTGTGAAACTGCATTCAAAGACATTTTACAGGAAACTGCAGGGTTTATTAGCAGAGGAAAAGTAGAGGCGACAACTGTTAAAATGTACAGGGAGAGGCTTGAAGAATTAAAAAAGGAAGCAAAAAAACCTCAATGCAGCAGGTGTTTTTCAGAAGCTATTAATCTTTTTGAAAAACAGGTCAAACTTATGCGCTCTCTCCAGATATATCAGGACAGGGAAGAAAGAGATGAAAAGGGAGACATAAGTGCAATTGAGCCTGAAAAGATAGTTTCTGAAGTATGCGAGCCGATAGCAAACAGACAGAGACTTCTTATGCTAAAGGCACTTTCAGGCGAGAGCAAAACCTTCTCCGAGCTCTCCAAACTCACAGGACTTCGTGGCGGAAACCTGCTCTTCCACCTGCAGAAACTGCTTGATACGGGCATGGTCTTACAGCGGAGTGAGAGGGGAGACTATATCATTACAAGAAAAGGATACTCGACCCTTCAGGGACTCTCCAGAATTTATTCCGAAATTATGCTGATAGAATAA
- a CDS encoding ferredoxin: MADKTDKVAENIPGPYYCDYSCIACHLCVDTSPENFKMNDDDSNAFVYKQPESDEEKEACEEALEACPVDAIGNDG; the protein is encoded by the coding sequence ATAGCTGATAAGACAGATAAAGTTGCTGAGAATATTCCCGGACCTTATTATTGTGACTATAGCTGCATCGCATGCCATTTATGTGTAGACACCTCACCAGAGAACTTCAAAATGAATGATGACGATTCCAATGCTTTTGTATATAAGCAGCCGGAAAGCGATGAGGAAAAGGAAGCATGTGAAGAAGCACTGGAAGCCTGCCCGGTTGATGCAATCGGCAATGATGGCTAA